A window of Pedobacter lusitanus contains these coding sequences:
- the tssR gene encoding type VI secretion system protein TssR domain-containing protein, protein MKRIISLSILIAQTAFVMAQSPAAFGKKVKYMPKAYARPSATTNLSDDGGKTSLPWIVFSDRDENYTTTAPGGSLIMKKLNFMEPFYVSKDENGYLKLIKYKAGMIRGRKITDKKSAISYGWIPKSKMLLWQRSYSNQKSGYPEKSIAIISGKVPMTESKFYYDNTDSAFVYSSPELKKKVAKVRLHEISYIFKKSEDGKKYLIGNEDQLVTDSAKKSIYGWIATDAVHNWGDRLYITPKQIDSYDQSDSVSLALSGVHMDPLLSANDIILRSAPVINDDGAGNFTLGVASDVYNKSNNKLITINGSTLSYLTYLDLRKNIHQINVIFVVDGGSPMSRYFSGLTNTIQSFENIFNDYGKKHKVSYGAVVYRNEAAGTLSTPGVSPDYRKLMGFLSTEAKRTERFNGRITAEPVFDGVKAGLNLLKNHKNETNLIVLIGSTGNETSSAYRLTQLTEEFARADARLLAIQLYSDYDQLFNNFVLQSKKLVSESAVYSADKKKRFLVKGEGLNNTQAYNTSQLDSISYYLDYPKNSLIQGGVVFPTKGSVNSNESMNIAMRRFFKETDQDINSQISSLDSAFRLTGIERKNLSPVVESRLVAPVGDDVADKMPHNGFKYFITSSVHDDIVSKNKDLLQYALILNTMEYKQISDIFSLMIGQNLQPDQSSFRKKLQKNYFNILRNLLDIDISKGNIRTMTLAKYIKTVTGLPVSNELLKKYTVADLKSQSKMPQADFEAYLKFLISSSEQIKRGTQIGQQFNSNGKTYYYITEKNFVQAAANENAVKENP, encoded by the coding sequence ATGAAAAGAATTATATCCCTCTCTATACTCATTGCCCAAACTGCTTTTGTAATGGCACAGTCGCCTGCGGCATTTGGGAAAAAAGTGAAATATATGCCTAAGGCTTATGCCAGGCCTTCTGCGACGACAAATTTAAGTGATGATGGTGGTAAAACAAGTTTGCCATGGATTGTTTTCTCTGACAGAGATGAAAATTATACGACCACTGCACCAGGCGGAAGTCTGATTATGAAGAAGCTGAACTTTATGGAACCTTTTTATGTTTCTAAAGATGAAAACGGGTATTTAAAACTAATTAAGTACAAGGCTGGAATGATCAGGGGAAGAAAAATCACCGATAAGAAAAGTGCCATCAGTTATGGCTGGATTCCGAAATCAAAAATGCTGTTATGGCAAAGATCATATTCTAATCAGAAATCTGGTTACCCGGAAAAATCTATTGCAATTATCAGTGGTAAAGTGCCGATGACTGAATCGAAGTTTTATTATGATAACACGGACTCGGCCTTTGTATACAGTTCTCCTGAACTTAAAAAGAAAGTTGCTAAAGTAAGATTGCATGAGATCAGCTATATCTTTAAGAAATCTGAAGATGGTAAGAAATATCTGATCGGAAATGAAGATCAGCTGGTTACTGACAGCGCAAAGAAAAGTATTTATGGCTGGATAGCTACTGATGCTGTTCATAACTGGGGAGACAGATTATATATTACCCCTAAACAGATTGATTCTTACGATCAGAGTGATTCAGTTTCCCTGGCGTTAAGCGGAGTACATATGGACCCGCTTTTATCTGCAAATGATATTATCCTGAGAAGTGCTCCTGTTATTAATGATGATGGCGCAGGAAACTTTACCTTAGGGGTAGCGAGTGATGTTTATAATAAATCAAATAATAAGCTGATTACGATTAACGGATCTACTTTAAGTTATCTGACTTATCTTGATCTAAGAAAGAATATTCATCAGATCAACGTGATTTTTGTAGTGGATGGTGGTAGTCCGATGTCAAGATATTTTTCGGGATTAACCAATACGATCCAATCCTTCGAAAATATCTTTAATGATTATGGCAAAAAACATAAGGTAAGTTATGGTGCGGTGGTTTACAGAAATGAAGCTGCCGGAACTTTAAGTACTCCTGGTGTATCTCCTGATTACAGAAAATTAATGGGTTTCCTGTCTACTGAAGCTAAAAGGACTGAAAGATTCAATGGACGAATTACTGCAGAACCTGTTTTTGACGGGGTAAAAGCAGGTCTGAATCTATTGAAAAATCATAAAAATGAAACTAACCTGATTGTCTTAATTGGAAGTACAGGAAATGAAACGTCTTCTGCTTACCGGTTAACTCAGCTTACTGAAGAATTTGCCCGTGCTGATGCAAGATTACTGGCTATTCAACTGTATAGTGATTATGATCAGCTGTTTAATAATTTTGTATTACAATCTAAAAAACTGGTTTCTGAATCTGCAGTTTATTCTGCGGATAAAAAGAAAAGATTCCTGGTTAAAGGTGAAGGACTGAATAATACACAGGCTTATAATACCAGTCAGCTGGATTCAATTTCTTATTACCTTGATTATCCTAAAAACAGCTTAATCCAGGGTGGGGTTGTGTTCCCTACCAAAGGTTCGGTAAATTCTAATGAGTCTATGAATATCGCCATGCGCCGTTTCTTTAAGGAAACTGACCAGGATATCAATAGCCAGATCAGCTCATTGGACAGTGCTTTCAGATTAACAGGTATTGAACGTAAAAATCTATCTCCGGTTGTGGAAAGCAGACTTGTTGCTCCTGTTGGTGATGATGTAGCGGATAAAATGCCGCATAACGGATTTAAATATTTTATCACTTCTTCGGTGCATGATGATATTGTATCAAAGAATAAGGATCTGCTGCAGTATGCATTGATATTAAATACAATGGAGTATAAGCAGATCAGTGATATATTTTCATTAATGATCGGACAAAATCTTCAGCCGGATCAATCATCGTTCAGAAAAAAATTACAGAAGAATTATTTTAATATTCTGCGTAATTTACTGGATATAGATATTTCTAAAGGGAATATCAGAACAATGACGCTGGCTAAATATATCAAAACTGTAACGGGCCTACCTGTTTCGAATGAATTGCTTAAGAAGTATACGGTAGCTGATTTAAAAAGCCAGAGTAAAATGCCGCAGGCAGATTTTGAAGCTTATCTGAAATTCCTGATCAGTTCAAGTGAGCAGATCAAAAGAGGAACACAGATTGGTCAGCAGTTTAATTCCAATGGAAAAACTTATTACTATATCACGGAAAAGAATTTTGTGCAGGCCGCTGCAAATGAAAATGCAGTGAAAGAAAACCCTTAA
- a CDS encoding type VI secretion system TssO has translation MKPINAQELNKSYRLFIFNFIFLTVFAVLCVYLFFAASKFEYELLEKEVKQTEQLLAKRKDINTRFDMILLRFKQLARYTSINSEEMNNQAIMLEDIQNTNFKIKEIIKKENSTVSSFLLYKKMTDDISQMAGIQDSLFTTRFQIENLKTQLDACFKTNSTAAKKIRGGRFNR, from the coding sequence ATGAAACCCATAAACGCTCAGGAACTGAACAAGTCGTATCGGCTGTTCATTTTTAATTTTATCTTCCTTACTGTTTTCGCCGTCCTCTGCGTTTATCTGTTTTTTGCTGCTTCAAAGTTTGAATATGAGTTGCTGGAAAAAGAGGTGAAACAAACCGAACAGCTTCTGGCTAAAAGAAAAGATATCAATACCAGGTTTGATATGATCCTTTTAAGGTTTAAACAGCTCGCCAGATATACTTCCATTAATTCTGAAGAGATGAACAATCAGGCAATCATGCTTGAAGATATACAGAATACAAATTTCAAGATCAAAGAGATTATTAAAAAAGAGAACTCAACAGTGAGCAGTTTTCTTTTATATAAGAAAATGACCGATGATATCTCGCAGATGGCGGGTATACAGGATTCGCTTTTCACAACCAGATTTCAGATAGAAAATCTGAAAACACAACTTGACGCATGTTTTAAAACCAACAGCACTGCGGCGAAAAAGATAAGAGGGGGAAGATTTAACAGGTAA
- a CDS encoding type VI secretion system baseplate subunit TssG: protein MKQRLHLRNDLNTDFEAITKVAELIENGDFHSDQIAVLPIGAKQRAYAKDIGNYSFYYSDSKRKDCLNIEVNQEGFYDMLPEGLFHTPPTGSAGMSEEEMVEDVQLRRTEEKDARKFFMPFEAEVNYLKTVLQIYENRLDKRTTYNDLTNIFAAGWKEFELLDKEQSIIWMHFLPVIHQKRNDLKFLGQLLTVLFKVPVEAVLKSTNVKPLPIDDSLQFRLGSGALGINSIIGSSFLSDEEQVFINVGPADIKKLVNFMPGTAHAHLIDLAVSYLVPVETEVTTNLVANRQNQVGSLGEESPNSYLGYTVYL, encoded by the coding sequence ATGAAACAGAGACTGCATTTAAGGAATGATCTCAATACTGATTTTGAAGCTATCACAAAAGTTGCAGAACTTATTGAGAACGGCGATTTTCACTCTGATCAGATTGCAGTTCTTCCTATAGGTGCAAAACAAAGGGCCTACGCAAAGGACATTGGTAATTATTCATTTTATTATTCTGATAGTAAACGTAAGGATTGCCTGAATATAGAAGTTAATCAGGAGGGCTTTTATGATATGTTGCCCGAAGGTTTATTTCATACGCCGCCAACTGGTAGTGCAGGCATGTCTGAAGAAGAAATGGTCGAGGATGTACAGCTGAGAAGGACGGAAGAGAAAGATGCCCGGAAATTTTTTATGCCCTTTGAAGCAGAAGTCAATTATCTTAAAACTGTATTACAGATTTATGAGAACAGACTGGACAAAAGAACAACGTATAATGATCTGACAAATATTTTTGCTGCCGGATGGAAAGAATTTGAACTGCTTGATAAGGAACAAAGCATAATCTGGATGCATTTTCTGCCTGTCATCCATCAGAAACGTAACGACCTTAAATTTCTTGGACAACTGCTGACCGTATTGTTTAAAGTACCTGTTGAGGCCGTATTGAAAAGCACAAACGTAAAGCCTCTGCCAATTGATGACAGCCTTCAGTTCAGACTGGGGTCAGGAGCACTGGGGATAAATTCTATTATTGGCAGCAGCTTTTTAAGTGATGAGGAACAGGTGTTTATCAATGTAGGACCTGCTGATATTAAAAAACTGGTCAACTTTATGCCGGGCACTGCGCATGCACATCTGATAGATCTTGCGGTGTCTTACCTGGTACCTGTTGAAACTGAAGTGACTACAAATCTGGTCGCCAACAGACAAAATCAGGTAGGGTCACTGGGGGAAGAAAGTCCTAATTCCTATTTAGGCTACACTGTCTATCTTTAA
- a CDS encoding type VI secretion system baseplate subunit TssF → MKNIFYSSKDEIRNRILKNALDYWGIKNTNDFDPLVKLLIEALSTELFNVSNDVKNLENRILDRISRILASDTLTTALPAHAILHARAIEPMEILHTKSQFFFRKRLKDKTENSGENTSDIFFSPLRPVKIYHSEITYLVNGGNIFKVDGQHNKSLHSHSETGNSLDPNTLYIGIENPPLLAQLPGLSFYFDWRNYVVNDSVYDLLGLSKWFLNDLPVNLSLNQFYIQPEKNIQSPFENQDVLNLITDDVSAFYANRFLTIDQENIFPQESYLQLYPKEFETIFQANGLNSFKKPVLWLKVVFPAAITEVMLDELHVSINAFPVVNKRIHDFKHRLKMMTNIMPIKLLDHDQFLCVESLTDKAGNSYSEIPHSQDDDANAGSFSIRYGGSERFDNRNAKEIVDYLFELLRDEKAAFSAYGSDFLNSSLKELEQNISIIEQKTKAQLITIKELLNYIIVKPLNNADILFLEFWSTNAEIGNQIKSGSHLQSFESSKTIPESLFLLSNSKGGRSRLNATNRVQAYKYGLTTGNRLVTQSDIINFCFFELGNKIKTVNIRKGLIPALNPKEGFLKTTDIIITPAQQNGLNEEEWKSMLSLTKSKLEIRSTMNIHYRLLLG, encoded by the coding sequence ATGAAAAACATATTTTACTCCTCCAAAGACGAAATAAGAAATAGAATTTTAAAAAATGCACTCGACTATTGGGGTATAAAAAACACGAATGATTTTGATCCGCTGGTTAAACTACTCATTGAAGCACTAAGTACTGAACTTTTCAATGTCTCTAACGATGTGAAAAATCTGGAAAACAGAATTCTGGATCGCATTTCCCGTATTCTGGCTTCTGACACCTTAACAACAGCACTTCCCGCACACGCTATCCTGCATGCGAGGGCCATAGAACCCATGGAAATACTCCATACAAAAAGCCAGTTCTTTTTCAGAAAGAGACTTAAAGATAAAACTGAAAATAGCGGAGAAAACACATCAGACATATTCTTCAGCCCTTTACGCCCGGTTAAAATATATCATTCAGAAATTACTTATCTGGTTAATGGAGGGAATATCTTCAAGGTTGACGGTCAGCACAATAAATCATTGCATAGCCATAGTGAGACAGGAAACAGTCTTGATCCGAATACCCTGTATATTGGTATCGAGAACCCGCCTTTACTAGCCCAGCTGCCAGGTTTGAGTTTCTATTTTGACTGGCGCAATTACGTTGTAAACGATAGCGTCTATGATCTTCTGGGTTTATCCAAATGGTTTTTAAACGACTTACCAGTTAATCTCTCATTGAACCAGTTCTATATACAGCCAGAAAAGAATATTCAATCTCCTTTTGAGAATCAGGATGTTTTAAATCTGATCACAGACGATGTAAGTGCCTTTTATGCTAACAGATTCCTTACCATAGACCAGGAGAATATATTCCCTCAGGAATCCTATCTGCAGCTCTATCCAAAAGAATTTGAGACGATATTCCAGGCAAATGGACTAAACAGCTTCAAAAAACCTGTACTCTGGCTAAAAGTGGTCTTCCCTGCAGCAATTACAGAAGTTATGCTGGATGAGTTACATGTTTCCATCAATGCATTCCCGGTTGTTAATAAAAGAATCCATGATTTTAAGCACCGGCTGAAAATGATGACTAACATTATGCCCATCAAATTGCTGGATCACGATCAGTTCTTATGCGTGGAGTCTCTGACAGATAAAGCGGGAAACTCCTATTCAGAAATTCCGCACAGTCAGGACGACGATGCCAATGCAGGCTCATTTTCAATTCGTTACGGAGGATCAGAACGTTTTGACAACAGAAATGCAAAAGAAATAGTAGACTACCTGTTTGAATTACTGAGAGATGAAAAAGCAGCATTCTCGGCCTATGGTTCAGACTTTTTAAACAGCTCTTTAAAAGAGCTGGAACAGAACATATCCATTATAGAACAAAAAACCAAAGCTCAGTTAATTACCATTAAAGAACTACTGAACTATATCATTGTCAAACCATTGAATAACGCAGACATTCTTTTTCTGGAATTCTGGTCAACCAATGCCGAAATAGGAAATCAGATCAAATCAGGCAGTCATTTACAATCGTTTGAAAGCAGTAAAACCATCCCGGAGAGTCTCTTTCTGTTAAGTAATTCAAAAGGCGGAAGATCCAGATTAAATGCGACAAACAGGGTTCAGGCCTATAAATACGGCCTGACTACAGGTAACAGGTTAGTCACGCAATCAGACATTATTAATTTCTGCTTCTTTGAATTAGGCAACAAAATCAAGACAGTAAATATCAGGAAAGGGCTGATACCTGCGCTGAATCCGAAAGAAGGATTTCTTAAAACTACCGATATCATCATTACTCCTGCTCAGCAGAACGGATTAAATGAAGAAGAGTGGAAATCAATGCTGAGTCTGACAAAATCGAAACTGGAAATCCGTAGTACCATGAATATACATTACAGACTTTTGCTGGGTTAA
- a CDS encoding PKD domain-containing protein gives MADTTTNNGKSVSSNSQGFIFLYIFIAILIIAALIFLLKSSFFDKRTVDARILKDEMYLNEDLVFTDNTRSAKKWVWEFGNGAKSNSQNGSYRYSKSGSYIIRLTVDGELKEQFPVTVRDTVIAALDTMVTISGPTSGVVNEEVRVEAEGKANQFEWSFGETGRVDVKGRTALYTFHTPGKFMVKLTTDRSHRPIYHTIFITDPNAELDADIVVPGEGERKVIDDIRARLQAIANGADFNTNYYYLIRRYMCNNEKVTVAVDQDGVKKSSDFYSYCMGLTFGGEIVVDEAQLTISPNSTCATLVNIKQHSANTVKK, from the coding sequence ATGGCCGACACTACTACTAATAATGGAAAATCAGTGAGCAGTAATTCGCAGGGATTTATCTTCCTGTATATTTTTATTGCTATCCTGATTATTGCAGCACTGATCTTTCTGCTTAAGAGTTCTTTCTTTGATAAACGTACTGTTGATGCAAGGATCTTAAAAGACGAAATGTACCTGAACGAAGATCTTGTATTCACTGATAATACCAGAAGTGCAAAAAAATGGGTCTGGGAATTTGGTAACGGAGCAAAATCAAATAGTCAGAATGGTAGCTACCGTTATAGTAAATCAGGATCTTATATTATCAGATTAACAGTTGACGGAGAATTAAAGGAACAGTTTCCGGTTACAGTAAGAGATACCGTTATTGCTGCACTGGATACGATGGTTACTATTAGCGGGCCTACATCGGGCGTGGTTAATGAAGAGGTCAGGGTAGAGGCTGAAGGAAAAGCCAATCAGTTTGAATGGTCTTTTGGAGAAACAGGCAGGGTAGACGTGAAGGGGAGAACTGCTTTATACACTTTCCATACTCCTGGTAAATTCATGGTTAAATTAACTACTGACAGGAGCCACAGACCTATTTATCATACTATTTTTATTACTGATCCAAATGCGGAGCTGGACGCTGATATAGTTGTACCAGGTGAGGGTGAACGTAAAGTTATTGATGATATCAGAGCCCGTTTGCAGGCAATTGCTAACGGAGCAGACTTTAATACAAACTATTATTATCTGATTCGCAGGTATATGTGTAACAATGAAAAGGTTACTGTTGCTGTAGATCAGGATGGGGTTAAAAAATCGAGTGATTTTTATTCTTACTGTATGGGACTGACTTTCGGAGGTGAAATTGTCGTTGATGAAGCACAATTGACCATCAGTCCTAATTCTACCTGCGCAACTCTGGTAAACATCAAACAACATTCGGCCAATACAGTAAAAAAATAA
- a CDS encoding GPW/gp25 family protein: MSDFLYNKPFRLKNILENKDLAETDLGKSISQNIELIIFTRFGEHRHNKNFGCEIWDLDFELIVSETTWEEKFRQSLLRSITEYERRLYQVEVEIKMTEVEKKFSLRNVTEIKKKVDISIWGKMNITGEKYYFNTGLFLSPLSS, from the coding sequence ATGTCAGATTTCTTATACAACAAGCCATTTCGATTAAAAAACATTCTCGAAAACAAAGACCTGGCAGAGACAGATCTGGGTAAATCCATCTCTCAGAATATCGAATTAATTATTTTCACCAGGTTTGGAGAACACAGACATAATAAGAATTTCGGATGCGAAATATGGGACCTGGACTTCGAATTAATAGTTAGTGAGACTACATGGGAAGAAAAGTTCAGACAGTCTTTATTGAGATCTATAACCGAATATGAACGCCGTTTATACCAGGTTGAAGTGGAAATAAAGATGACTGAGGTCGAGAAAAAATTTTCCCTGAGGAACGTGACTGAAATCAAGAAAAAAGTTGACATTTCGATCTGGGGTAAAATGAATATTACAGGGGAGAAATATTATTTTAACACAGGCTTATTCTTAAGTCCACTTTCAAGTTAA
- a CDS encoding TssN family type VI secretion system protein has translation MDVQSFFIRYLLFPLIFIVSAALLSIVNKKNQFLNNKRLIIGILVLSLVLALPGFLGFLSFDFMPWGYIICQIYYVITGIWFVYLFTKKYPKELLERKLFIIFGILVGSLLSFYLFQLAFNWLSDIHFGIWAATSILTFIIPLLFWWAYVALISIPTEIYKIWQYPSSPINIDMDHLDFDRMLVLELELYKNTDDPEPLRVKAKAPENMIFGNWFYKFIEDYNLKFPKSPVKYISDDHESFKWIFFIKTSFFKKNIFIDPDHDIITNRITEKVTIYAKRVSENANRPETIGDESIFI, from the coding sequence ATGGACGTTCAATCATTCTTTATCCGATATTTATTATTCCCACTAATTTTTATTGTATCCGCAGCTTTACTCTCAATTGTAAATAAGAAAAATCAGTTTCTTAATAACAAAAGATTGATTATTGGCATACTGGTATTAAGTTTAGTACTAGCCCTGCCTGGTTTTCTTGGATTCCTGAGCTTTGATTTTATGCCCTGGGGTTACATTATCTGTCAGATCTATTATGTGATCACAGGCATCTGGTTTGTTTACCTGTTCACTAAAAAATATCCCAAAGAATTACTCGAAAGAAAGTTATTTATCATATTTGGTATACTGGTAGGTTCACTGCTTAGTTTTTATTTGTTTCAGCTGGCCTTCAACTGGCTTAGTGATATACACTTTGGCATATGGGCAGCAACCAGCATCCTGACCTTTATTATCCCTTTGCTGTTCTGGTGGGCTTATGTAGCACTGATCAGCATTCCCACAGAAATTTATAAGATCTGGCAATATCCTTCAAGCCCGATTAACATAGACATGGATCACCTGGATTTTGACCGTATGCTGGTACTGGAACTGGAATTATATAAAAACACAGATGATCCTGAACCTTTGCGTGTAAAAGCCAAGGCGCCGGAAAACATGATATTTGGTAACTGGTTCTACAAATTCATTGAAGATTATAACCTGAAATTCCCAAAGAGTCCTGTTAAATATATCAGTGATGATCATGAGTCATTCAAATGGATATTTTTTATCAAGACCTCTTTTTTCAAAAAGAATATTTTCATCGATCCTGACCATGATATTATCACAAACAGGATTACAGAAAAAGTTACCATTTATGCCAAAAGAGTGTCTGAAAACGCAAACAGACCAGAAACAATCGGAGACGAATCTATTTTCATCTAA
- a CDS encoding type VI secretion system transmembrane protein TssO: MIKLSIKERRDQFLFFIGIFLFTTALLSFGLFYDYGNGRVVSKQDLADKLEQNAEFEATVKEQRATIDTTYKDIITFDPGVQAVFLENDIKNSMASIKSNYERKAYDLRYKTFLQASQLYSDLFYNRRELKGNNKDTDRLNKSLEDCKLSTRQLRQTMGSQPNPR, from the coding sequence ATGATTAAACTAAGTATTAAAGAACGAAGAGACCAGTTCCTTTTTTTTATCGGTATATTTTTGTTTACTACCGCATTATTGAGTTTTGGTCTGTTCTATGATTATGGTAATGGCAGAGTCGTTTCCAAACAGGACCTTGCTGATAAACTGGAACAAAATGCAGAATTTGAGGCCACCGTTAAAGAACAAAGGGCTACAATTGATACCACTTATAAAGATATCATAACTTTTGATCCAGGCGTACAGGCAGTCTTTCTGGAAAATGACATCAAAAACTCTATGGCTTCCATTAAATCGAATTATGAAAGGAAAGCCTACGATCTGCGCTATAAAACCTTTCTGCAGGCCTCTCAGCTTTACAGCGATTTGTTTTACAACAGAAGAGAGCTGAAAGGAAATAATAAGGATACAGACAGATTGAACAAATCGCTTGAAGATTGCAAGTTATCTACACGCCAGTTAAGGCAAACCATGGGTAGCCAACCGAACCCGAGATAA